The following DNA comes from Teredinibacter haidensis.
TTCTTCGATTAGAGCTTTAGTTGCCGCCAGCGCAGCGTTGCAGACCAGAGGGTTTCCGCCAAAGGTGGATCCGTGGTTGCCAGGCTGCAGGATCTCGGCGGCTTTACCTCTCGCCAGACAAGCACCAATGGGAACGCCGTTGCCCAATCCTTTTGCTGTCGTGACTACGTCGGGCAAAATATTGTTGTGCTGGTAGGCGAAAAACTTTCCGGTACGGCCGTTGCCGGTTTGAATCTCATCGAGAATCATTAGCCAGTCGTTGGTATCGCAGAGTTCACGCAACTGATTCAAATAATTGTGATCAGGAACATTTACGCCACCTTCCCCCTGTATCGGCTCCACCATAACGGCTACGGTACTCTCTGTGGCGGCGGCTTTAATGGCTTCTATATTGTTGTAGGCGACATGTTCAAAACCGCTTACCAGCGGTTCAAAACCTGCTTTGACTTTTGGATTGCCTGTAGCCGAGAGGGTTGCCAAGGTTCTGCCGTGGAAGCTTTTATCTGCAGTGATGATCTGTGGTAGAGCAATACCCTTCTGCTGACCGAATTTTCGCGCTATTTTTAAGGCTGCTTCGTTTGCTTCCGCGCCGGAATTTGAGAAGAACACCTTGTCCATGCCTGAAAGGTCTACCAATAATTCACCTAACTCCTGCTGAGGCTCGATTAGGTAAAGATTGGAGCAGTGAATCAATTTTTCTGCTTGTTCCACGATAGCTCTTGTTACTGCGGGGTGGTTGTAACCCAAACCGCAGACGGCGATGCCGGAAAGTGCGTCTAGATAGCGATTCCCATCACTGTCCCACAAATAAGCTCCATCCCCTTTGGTGAGGGTGGTTGTTCTTTCTCCGTATGTATTCATGAGTGCGGACGCCGACATTATTAACTCCCAAAAGCAAAACAGGCAGCTTCGGCTGCCTGATCAAACGATTATTCTATAAACAAATGTTCTATTTGTAAAATAGGGGCCAAGGACTTATTTTCGCTTCGGTCCAGTGATGGTTGAGTTATAGCCTCGCAGTGAGTGTTGCACCGAAATGGGCCTCGGCTAAGGGAGACGCTATTGGCTATAGGGCACTTATGTTTGCGAGACTGAAGTCCAATGTGTTCGAAAATAGCTCGCAGGATTCAGTTCCTTTGCGACAGAGCCTATCAACGAATGGGATCAATATGTTACTGGAATCGATAGTGTTTGCCGTTGCGGTATTCACAGCTTTTATGATTGTGCGCAGCTGGCTAAACCGTTTCTGTCTCTTCCGGGCTTTACTCGGAGCTGAAACCGGTTAACCTTGTGCTGCAGGGCGCTTACGTTGGAAATAGCAGTGGGAACTTGAATGTCGTTAGCGTACAATACCCGACAAAATCAGTAGGTTAATACAGTGAGGTCAGTACCCCATGGATATCATGGATACCATTAAAAGCCAGATTGCAGACAATGCCGTCATTCTATATATGAAAGGCTCGCCAAATGCACCACAGTGCGGTTTTTCGATGCGTGCGTCCCAGGCAGTAATGGCCTGTGGCCAGCGATTCGCTTATGTCGATATATTGTCCAATCCGGATATTCGTGAAAACCTGCCTAAATATGCCAATTGGCCGACTTTCCCTCAGTTGTGGGTGGGCGGCGAGCTGGTGGGCGGTTGCGATATTATTACCGAAATGCAAGAAAGTGGCGAGCTAAAGCCGTTAATTGATGCCGCTGCTCCAGCAGAGGACGCTGGAACTGGCGAATAAGTTAATCTCCAGATATATAGCGTCGAAAAAGCCCGCGTTTAGTTCGCGGGCTTTTTTTTTGCCCTAAGCTTATAGTTCGTTGGACTATAATGGTTCAGAGATACCTTATTACCATCGAGATAGAGAAAAACAACTATGGCCATATCCCGCAGACAATTTGTTCTTCAGTCCGCCGCAGTCTATACAGCCCTTGCCAGCATCAAAGTTAACGCGCTCGCAAAGGCGGTAGAAGAGACAGGCATTAAAGACCTCTATAAGCACGATTTCCATATCGGCACTGCTATCAGTGGTTCCAATATGAGAGCGTCTGATTCGA
Coding sequences within:
- a CDS encoding acetylornithine transaminase encodes the protein MSASALMNTYGERTTTLTKGDGAYLWDSDGNRYLDALSGIAVCGLGYNHPAVTRAIVEQAEKLIHCSNLYLIEPQQELGELLVDLSGMDKVFFSNSGAEANEAALKIARKFGQQKGIALPQIITADKSFHGRTLATLSATGNPKVKAGFEPLVSGFEHVAYNNIEAIKAAATESTVAVMVEPIQGEGGVNVPDHNYLNQLRELCDTNDWLMILDEIQTGNGRTGKFFAYQHNNILPDVVTTAKGLGNGVPIGACLARGKAAEILQPGNHGSTFGGNPLVCNAALAATKALIEENLIVRAEKLGTYFLDAFRAKLAGSEKVLNIRGKGLMIGIELDRECAELVTKAKAEKLLVNVTAGDTLRLLPPLIISDEQAQEIVQIVVKLIEEF
- the grxD gene encoding Grx4 family monothiol glutaredoxin, translated to MDIMDTIKSQIADNAVILYMKGSPNAPQCGFSMRASQAVMACGQRFAYVDILSNPDIRENLPKYANWPTFPQLWVGGELVGGCDIITEMQESGELKPLIDAAAPAEDAGTGE